A stretch of Pseudomonas sp. CCC3.1 DNA encodes these proteins:
- a CDS encoding ABC transporter substrate-binding protein, translating into MTVMNSVNRHTPPRARTLALSVLCAALSLGAWQAATAAVAQDTLIIGKPADPQTLDPAVTFDNNDWTITYPSYQRLVGYKTDGDKSSTEVEGDLAESWTVSPDNLVWEFKLKTGNKFDDGSAVDAAAVKFSFDRLMTLKQGPSGAFPEDMVVTVVDPQTIRFTLKTPFAPFLFTLAHNGASVVNPLVANKGAETNAWLSSHTAGSGPYRLANWQKGQSLTLEPNPYYAGPAPALKTVVLKIIAEPSVRRLQLERGDLDIIEDMPEDQLGALASKPGIAVKEYPSLRVTYLYLNNKKGPLTNVDARRAITEAVDYNGIVKGILKDKAELLNGPIPKGMWAYDSSLPNMKQDMTAAADSLAKVPKKITHLSYMYSDKDANWEPIGLTLQAALMPLGINLKMEKTANAALRERVGQADYDIAVGTWSPDFADPYMFMNFWFDSKMQGLQGNRSFYSNPKVDTLIREAATTSDQAKRVELYQDAQKQTLNDSAYVYLYQKSYTLPMRDSVKGYVFNPMLEQVFNLGSMSK; encoded by the coding sequence ATGACCGTCATGAACTCCGTGAACCGCCACACCCCTCCCCGTGCCCGCACACTGGCGCTCAGCGTCTTGTGCGCAGCCTTGAGCCTCGGCGCCTGGCAAGCAGCAACTGCCGCCGTGGCACAAGACACGCTGATTATCGGCAAGCCCGCCGACCCGCAAACCCTCGATCCCGCCGTGACGTTTGATAACAACGACTGGACCATCACCTACCCGTCCTATCAGCGTTTGGTGGGCTACAAGACCGACGGCGACAAGAGCAGCACCGAAGTCGAGGGCGATCTGGCCGAGAGCTGGACCGTTTCCCCGGACAATCTGGTGTGGGAGTTCAAGCTCAAGACCGGCAACAAGTTCGATGACGGCAGCGCAGTAGACGCCGCGGCAGTGAAATTCTCGTTCGACCGCTTGATGACGCTCAAGCAAGGGCCGTCAGGCGCGTTCCCGGAAGACATGGTGGTCACCGTGGTTGACCCGCAGACCATCCGCTTCACCTTGAAAACGCCATTTGCGCCGTTCCTGTTCACCCTGGCCCACAACGGCGCATCGGTGGTTAACCCGCTGGTGGCGAACAAAGGCGCAGAAACCAACGCCTGGCTGTCCAGCCACACCGCAGGCTCTGGCCCTTATCGCCTGGCCAACTGGCAAAAAGGCCAGTCGCTGACCCTGGAGCCAAACCCTTACTACGCGGGCCCCGCCCCTGCGTTGAAAACCGTGGTACTGAAGATCATCGCCGAGCCGTCGGTACGCCGTTTGCAGCTGGAACGTGGCGACCTCGACATTATTGAAGACATGCCCGAAGACCAGTTGGGTGCACTGGCCAGCAAGCCTGGCATTGCGGTCAAGGAGTACCCGTCCTTGCGGGTGACTTACCTGTACCTCAACAACAAGAAAGGCCCGCTGACCAACGTCGACGCCCGCCGTGCGATCACCGAAGCGGTGGATTACAACGGCATCGTCAAAGGCATCCTCAAGGACAAGGCTGAGCTGCTGAACGGGCCGATTCCCAAAGGCATGTGGGCGTATGACAGCTCGCTGCCGAACATGAAACAAGACATGACTGCAGCAGCCGACAGCCTGGCCAAAGTGCCGAAGAAGATCACCCACCTGAGCTACATGTACTCGGACAAGGACGCCAACTGGGAACCGATTGGCCTGACCCTGCAAGCGGCCCTGATGCCGCTGGGCATTAATCTGAAGATGGAGAAGACCGCCAACGCCGCCCTGCGCGAACGTGTTGGCCAGGCTGACTACGACATCGCCGTTGGCACCTGGAGCCCTGACTTCGCTGACCCGTACATGTTCATGAACTTCTGGTTCGACTCCAAAATGCAGGGCCTGCAAGGCAACCGCTCGTTCTACAGCAACCCTAAGGTCGACACATTGATTCGTGAAGCGGCCACCACCAGCGATCAGGCCAAGCGTGTTGAGCTGTATCAGGACGCCCAGAAACAGACGCTCAACGACAGTGCTTACGTGTACCTCTACCAAAAGAGCTACACCTTGCCGATGCGTGATTCGGTCAAAGGCTATGTGTTCAATCCCATGCTTGAGCAGGTGTTCAACCTGGGCAGCATGAGCAAGTGA
- the ddpX gene encoding D-alanyl-D-alanine dipeptidase, whose translation MNQSVTSPSPLIEIDAQQFQVQINMIYATADNLAGKVIYPTTRCLLHRDAAACLRKASELARLAGFSLLIYDAYRPPAAQFLLWEALPNGDYVRDPHLGSHHSRGVAVDLTLVDGDGVALDMGTGFDTMEETSHQFYPDLPVQVQRNRLLLLGVMLGAGFQPIASEWWHYELPNADHYPLIHE comes from the coding sequence GTGAATCAGAGCGTTACCAGCCCCAGCCCACTGATTGAGATTGATGCCCAGCAGTTTCAGGTGCAGATCAACATGATCTACGCCACTGCCGACAATCTGGCCGGCAAAGTGATCTACCCGACCACCCGTTGCCTGCTGCATCGCGATGCCGCCGCCTGCCTGCGCAAGGCCAGCGAACTGGCGCGACTGGCCGGTTTCAGCCTGCTGATTTATGACGCCTATCGGCCGCCTGCCGCGCAGTTCCTGTTATGGGAAGCACTGCCCAACGGAGACTACGTGCGCGACCCGCATCTGGGCTCACACCACAGTCGCGGTGTCGCCGTGGACTTGACACTGGTGGACGGCGACGGCGTAGCACTGGATATGGGCACGGGTTTCGACACGATGGAAGAAACCTCGCATCAGTTCTACCCGGACTTGCCCGTACAAGTGCAACGCAATCGCCTGCTGCTGTTGGGGGTGATGCTCGGAGCCGGCTTCCAGCCGATCGCCAGTGAGTGGTGGCATTACGAATTACCCAACGCCGATCATTACCCCTTGATCCACGAATAA
- a CDS encoding MurR/RpiR family transcriptional regulator, with protein MGKNNFFQLLEHEFSSLTPTGKRIASYLLGNPQQLPFESADSIALQASTTGISVGRFLRSLGYQNLDDVKQSLRGDVPTSWLITDRIAAFRAQSNGGDALDHSMQREIEAIQHVYELARSEAFAQIVKRIHEADAVFIIGIQSTRGILTAFHSHLEYIRPKVYYVDGLSGIYAETLNSGFDNPYAIIADFRAYSSVTQHFCNAALDNALPLALITDLQCPWARDYALDLLQIKTDVGQFWDSPAPLACLLNLMVSAVAQQYGEHLDVRLAKNRQLQKAFGQFEG; from the coding sequence ATGGGAAAAAACAATTTTTTTCAGTTGCTGGAACACGAGTTTTCCAGTTTGACGCCGACCGGCAAGCGCATTGCCAGTTACTTGCTGGGCAACCCGCAACAGCTCCCTTTCGAGTCCGCGGACAGCATTGCGCTGCAAGCCTCAACCACGGGCATTTCGGTCGGGCGATTCTTGCGCTCTTTGGGGTATCAGAACCTGGATGACGTCAAACAGAGCCTGCGCGGTGACGTGCCGACGTCCTGGTTGATCACCGACCGAATTGCCGCCTTTCGTGCGCAAAGCAACGGCGGCGACGCGCTCGACCATTCCATGCAGCGTGAGATCGAGGCCATCCAGCACGTCTATGAGTTGGCGCGCAGCGAAGCCTTTGCCCAGATCGTCAAACGCATCCACGAAGCCGATGCCGTGTTTATTATCGGCATCCAGTCCACGCGCGGGATTCTCACCGCCTTTCACAGCCATCTTGAGTACATCCGCCCCAAGGTTTACTACGTGGACGGCCTGTCCGGCATTTACGCCGAAACGCTGAACTCCGGCTTCGACAACCCCTACGCGATCATTGCCGACTTTCGGGCGTATTCCAGCGTGACCCAACACTTTTGCAACGCGGCCCTTGATAACGCGTTGCCCCTGGCCCTGATCACCGACCTGCAATGCCCATGGGCCCGCGACTACGCGCTGGATCTGTTGCAGATCAAAACCGATGTTGGCCAATTCTGGGATTCTCCGGCGCCGCTGGCATGCCTGCTGAATCTCATGGTTTCAGCTGTTGCGCAGCAATATGGCGAACATCTGGACGTCCGTTTGGCCAAGAACCGTCAACTGCAAAAAGCCTTCGGCCAGTTCGAAGGTTAA
- a CDS encoding serine hydrolase: protein MSQNTMPSLACLYVQTNESSLDTRLAPLLMQGFPAEPMRRVTWKNWMSPPFNQWGFRNLARLRPSIDVQAGSGRVSTLQESPLALDELHFDSECGLGISVIDHLVASQTDAFLVMQGDTVLFERYFNGQRPRDRHIMFSVTKSLIGTLGEQLVSDGVLNPALPVAFYVPELVGSAFGDATVRQLFDMAVGIEYNEVYDDPNSQSSQYGYACGFQPAPAQYAQFESLYQYLPSLKKRGTHGGFFHYVTATTEALAWVMERASGKACDQLLQGIWAQLGCERDGYFMADPWGRSVAGAGFSATPRDMARFGRLLANNGRLDGLQLLSSETIERLFAGADPAIYAQDADFSKWTPGASYRSQWYVFNDHSQAIMAGGIHGQYLFIDKPSGVVIVKQSSLNDAVSPFDADSVRMLRAIAAHLSH, encoded by the coding sequence ATGAGTCAGAACACCATGCCTTCACTGGCCTGTCTTTACGTCCAGACCAACGAATCTTCACTCGACACACGCCTCGCGCCTTTGCTTATGCAAGGCTTCCCCGCAGAGCCTATGCGCCGCGTCACCTGGAAAAACTGGATGAGCCCCCCGTTCAACCAGTGGGGGTTCCGCAATTTGGCGCGCCTGCGTCCCAGCATTGATGTGCAGGCGGGCTCAGGGCGAGTCAGTACGTTGCAAGAATCCCCATTAGCGCTGGATGAACTTCATTTCGATAGCGAGTGTGGTCTGGGTATCAGCGTCATCGACCACCTGGTGGCCAGTCAGACCGATGCGTTTTTGGTGATGCAGGGCGACACCGTGTTGTTCGAGCGCTACTTCAACGGTCAACGGCCCCGCGACCGGCACATCATGTTCTCGGTGACCAAGTCACTGATCGGCACACTGGGTGAGCAACTGGTCAGTGACGGTGTACTTAATCCAGCGTTGCCCGTCGCGTTTTATGTGCCTGAATTGGTGGGCAGCGCGTTTGGTGATGCCACTGTGCGCCAGCTGTTCGACATGGCCGTGGGCATTGAGTACAACGAGGTCTATGACGACCCTAACTCGCAGAGTTCGCAATACGGCTATGCCTGCGGTTTTCAGCCTGCACCCGCGCAGTACGCCCAGTTCGAGTCGCTGTACCAGTACCTGCCGTCTCTGAAAAAACGTGGCACCCACGGTGGCTTTTTTCATTACGTGACGGCCACCACAGAAGCCTTGGCCTGGGTCATGGAGCGCGCCTCGGGCAAGGCCTGCGATCAGTTACTGCAAGGCATCTGGGCGCAGTTGGGGTGCGAGCGTGACGGCTACTTTATGGCCGACCCCTGGGGCCGCAGTGTCGCGGGTGCCGGGTTCAGTGCTACCCCGCGTGACATGGCGCGCTTCGGCCGCCTTCTGGCCAACAATGGTCGCCTGGATGGACTGCAACTGCTGTCGAGCGAAACGATCGAGCGCCTCTTCGCCGGTGCCGATCCGGCGATCTACGCCCAAGACGCCGACTTCTCTAAATGGACCCCTGGCGCTTCTTACCGCAGCCAGTGGTACGTCTTCAACGACCACAGCCAGGCGATTATGGCGGGTGGTATTCACGGCCAATACCTGTTTATCGATAAGCCATCCGGTGTGGTGATCGTCAAACAGTCATCGCTAAACGATGCGGTCAGCCCGTTCGATGCTGACAGCGTGCGCATGCTGCGAGCCATTGCTGCGCACTTAAGCCACTGA
- a CDS encoding alginate export family protein encodes MVSMTRLSRALLAFGLPLTTHVALAGYTFEDGNLKGEVNFTAGGATLSTRNVNFGSGRVDARSGKKEGTKIDWQEFYIKPGVKLEYALQPDFSLLAGGSLVAATTFGDGDAGGLTRSSDGDVATEELYGGFRAGEWTLTAGRQNYMIGTGFIVMDGNLDQFNDGAYWLGPRTAFKDSAILAWDHGALKTQAFTLRTDDDLGDFRMTGANLDYTLDEQVTLGAMAMRVNALGPKGSTAPRFRDGMPVYNVRALNAKVPGVPALTLNAEYALEKGSGEGVDYDAKAWYGQAEYAFNTLPLTPVIGYRYASFSGDDNLSDNRQKAWDPLSKGFIDWSTWLVGDIVGNYLLFNTNENVQQFSLKTHLNPTVTLGAIHYQFWLDEKNYMGAPVSDRRFADESVIFLDWTPTPSLYTSLSYNWVKPLAAAKQVFGDNQKFSALELYFTYRY; translated from the coding sequence ATGGTTTCAATGACGCGTTTATCTCGAGCGCTCTTGGCGTTCGGCTTACCTTTGACCACCCACGTTGCGTTGGCTGGCTATACCTTTGAGGACGGCAACCTCAAAGGTGAGGTCAACTTCACCGCTGGCGGTGCGACCCTTTCCACCCGTAACGTCAACTTCGGCAGTGGCCGCGTCGATGCTCGCAGTGGAAAAAAAGAGGGTACGAAAATCGACTGGCAGGAGTTCTACATCAAGCCCGGCGTCAAGTTGGAATACGCCCTGCAACCAGACTTCAGCCTGCTGGCCGGTGGCTCGCTGGTAGCGGCGACCACCTTCGGCGATGGTGATGCCGGTGGCCTTACGCGCAGCTCCGATGGTGATGTTGCCACTGAGGAACTCTACGGCGGTTTCCGCGCCGGGGAATGGACGCTGACGGCCGGGCGGCAGAACTACATGATCGGTACTGGCTTCATCGTCATGGACGGCAACCTTGATCAGTTCAATGACGGAGCTTACTGGCTTGGCCCAAGAACGGCTTTCAAGGATTCGGCCATCCTGGCCTGGGATCATGGGGCACTGAAGACCCAGGCTTTCACCTTGCGAACCGACGATGATCTGGGTGACTTTCGCATGACAGGCGCCAACCTGGATTACACCCTCGACGAGCAGGTGACGCTGGGCGCAATGGCGATGAGGGTCAATGCGCTGGGTCCCAAAGGCAGTACGGCTCCTCGATTCAGAGATGGCATGCCGGTGTACAACGTGAGGGCACTCAACGCCAAAGTGCCGGGGGTGCCGGCCCTGACGCTCAATGCCGAATACGCGCTGGAGAAGGGCAGCGGTGAGGGTGTCGATTACGATGCCAAGGCTTGGTATGGACAGGCGGAGTATGCCTTCAATACCTTGCCCCTGACGCCCGTCATCGGTTATCGCTACGCCAGCTTTTCCGGCGATGACAACCTCAGCGACAATCGCCAGAAAGCCTGGGATCCTCTGAGCAAAGGCTTCATCGACTGGAGCACTTGGCTGGTAGGGGATATCGTCGGTAACTACCTGTTGTTCAACACCAACGAAAACGTTCAGCAGTTCTCGCTCAAAACCCACCTGAATCCAACCGTGACCCTGGGGGCGATTCACTATCAGTTCTGGCTGGACGAGAAGAACTACATGGGCGCACCCGTCAGCGATCGACGGTTTGCCGATGAGAGCGTGATCTTTCTCGACTGGACCCCGACGCCGTCGCTCTATACGTCGCTGTCCTATAACTGGGTCAAGCCGCTGGCCGCAGCGAAGCAAGTGTTCGGCGATAATCAGAAATTCAGCGCGCTGGAACTGTACTTCACCTACCGCTATTAA